A genome region from Pseudomonas sp. N3-W includes the following:
- a CDS encoding ShlB/FhaC/HecB family hemolysin secretion/activation protein, translated as MYPPALVARLCLALLCLSPLNLAYAATNPGDTDLIRDRQNRLLEEQSRRLEELKDLPGKEARPTTPAAPADSRCFPIKDIELSGADSLSAAEQQRLLKSYIGQCLGVTQLNELLKVITDRYIEKGLVTSRAYLPQQDLSAGHLKVLVVEGRLEGLKGADGSKLSERELAMAFPGKAGELVNLREIEQMVDQLNRLPSNQAQMELSPGKNVGGSEVLVKNTPQTPWRAGLSRSNDGQRSTGEQQWGTTFDWDSPLGLADQLNLRGGHDAMSDHQHTSSNAMLNYSLPWGWWTFNYTYNQSDYRSQIASNGYNFKQTGDSENHQLRAERVIYRDAMSKTSLSTGLSYLRTNNFIEESKLKQSSNRISEAQFGINHGRRIGSAFVNLDLGMQQGIGAFDAQGNGHPGPSDPDARYRKYTATASYLQPFKLWGESFSFSSLMTGQHSEDVLFSPQRTSLGGQSSIRGYKDQSLSGDSGGYWRNDLRWTRPVNVEWLRPVFAEYGTSLGYDQGVISDDRYNGEQHGRMSSNSLELFAKGQHLAASVTFAHSLERPAALTEREAPIYFRLDFFL; from the coding sequence ATGTACCCACCCGCCCTCGTGGCGAGGTTGTGCCTGGCTTTGCTGTGCCTTTCTCCACTGAATCTTGCTTACGCCGCCACCAACCCCGGCGACACCGACCTTATCCGCGACCGTCAGAATCGCTTGCTCGAAGAGCAAAGCCGTCGTCTGGAAGAACTCAAGGATCTGCCTGGCAAGGAAGCCAGACCAACGACTCCGGCAGCCCCTGCCGACAGCCGTTGCTTTCCCATCAAAGACATCGAACTCAGCGGCGCCGACAGTCTGTCCGCCGCTGAGCAGCAGCGCCTGCTCAAGTCGTATATCGGCCAGTGCCTGGGCGTCACCCAGCTCAATGAACTGCTGAAAGTCATCACCGACCGCTACATCGAGAAAGGCCTGGTCACCAGCCGTGCCTACCTGCCGCAGCAGGATTTGTCCGCCGGGCATCTGAAAGTGCTGGTGGTCGAAGGCCGGCTCGAAGGCTTGAAGGGCGCCGATGGCAGCAAGCTGTCGGAGCGCGAGCTGGCCATGGCGTTTCCCGGCAAGGCCGGCGAGCTGGTCAACCTGCGCGAGATCGAGCAGATGGTCGATCAGCTCAACCGTTTGCCGTCGAATCAGGCGCAGATGGAGTTGTCGCCGGGCAAGAACGTCGGTGGCAGTGAAGTGCTGGTCAAGAACACCCCGCAGACGCCCTGGCGAGCCGGGTTGTCGCGCAGTAACGACGGCCAGCGCAGCACCGGTGAGCAGCAGTGGGGCACCACCTTTGACTGGGACAGCCCACTGGGTCTGGCCGATCAGTTGAATCTTCGCGGTGGCCACGATGCGATGAGCGATCACCAGCACACCTCCAGCAACGCGATGCTCAACTACAGCCTGCCGTGGGGCTGGTGGACCTTCAATTACACCTATAACCAGAGCGACTACCGCTCGCAGATCGCCTCCAATGGCTACAACTTCAAGCAGACCGGCGACAGCGAAAACCATCAGTTGCGTGCCGAGCGCGTCATCTACCGCGACGCCATGAGCAAGACCTCGCTCAGCACCGGTCTGTCGTACCTGCGCACCAACAATTTCATCGAAGAGAGCAAGCTCAAGCAGAGCAGCAATCGCATCAGCGAAGCGCAGTTCGGCATCAACCACGGTCGCCGGATCGGCAGCGCGTTCGTCAACCTGGACCTGGGCATGCAGCAAGGCATCGGCGCGTTCGATGCCCAGGGCAACGGCCATCCCGGTCCCTCTGATCCAGATGCGCGTTACCGCAAATACACCGCCACGGCGAGCTACCTGCAACCGTTCAAACTGTGGGGCGAGTCGTTCAGTTTCAGCAGCCTGATGACCGGTCAACACAGTGAAGACGTGCTGTTCAGCCCGCAACGCACCAGCCTCGGCGGGCAGTCGTCGATTCGTGGCTACAAGGACCAGTCGCTGTCCGGCGACAGCGGCGGCTACTGGCGCAACGACCTGCGCTGGACCCGCCCGGTCAACGTTGAATGGCTGCGCCCGGTGTTCGCCGAATACGGCACCAGCCTGGGCTACGACCAGGGCGTGATCAGTGATGATCGCTACAACGGCGAGCAACACGGGCGCATGTCCAGCAATTCGCTGGAGTTGTTCGCCAAGGGCCAGCACCTGGCTGCCAGCGTGACGTTCGCCCATTCCCTGGAGCGACCGGCCGCGCTGACCGAGCGTGAAGCGCCGATCTATTTCCGTCTGGATTTCTTCCTTTAA
- a CDS encoding pentapeptide MXKDX repeat protein: MKKLATTVLSLCLAMGVASVYAADTMSNDSMSNGSMSKDSMSKDSMKKDTMKKDSMGKDTMKKDSMSKDAMKKDAMSKDAMKKDNMSNDSMGAEGSMK; this comes from the coding sequence ATGAAAAAGCTAGCCACCACCGTACTGTCCCTGTGCCTGGCCATGGGCGTCGCCAGCGTGTACGCCGCCGATACCATGAGCAACGACAGCATGAGCAACGGCTCGATGTCCAAAGACAGCATGTCCAAGGACAGTATGAAAAAAGACACAATGAAAAAGGACTCCATGGGCAAGGACACCATGAAGAAAGACAGCATGAGCAAGGACGCGATGAAGAAAGACGCAATGTCCAAGGACGCGATGAAGAAAGACAATATGTCCAACGACAGCATGGGGGCAGAAGGCTCCATGAAGTAA
- a CDS encoding molybdopterin-dependent oxidoreductase, with protein sequence MKKRIEGLDEASILADARKVLAPRIEDRSRRSFLLRGLTLGGVAMLSGCNISDNDSVETALSSMSRFNDRVQGWLFNPNAMAPTYPESMITRPFPFNAFYGIDEAPVVAQDSYRLEVTGLVADKRSWALADLRAMAQTEQITRHICVEGWSAIGRWGGVRFSDFLRRVGADTDAKYVGFKCADDYYTSIDMATALHAQTLLTLTYDGAVLPRQYGFPMKLRMPTKLGYKNPKHIQAIFVSNIYSGGYWEDQGYNWFGGS encoded by the coding sequence ATGAAAAAGCGCATTGAAGGACTGGATGAAGCGTCGATCCTGGCCGATGCCAGAAAAGTGCTGGCACCGCGCATCGAAGACCGCTCCCGGCGTTCGTTCCTGCTGCGGGGCCTGACCCTCGGCGGCGTGGCGATGTTGTCCGGTTGCAATATCAGCGACAACGACAGCGTCGAAACCGCGCTGTCGTCCATGTCGCGCTTCAACGACCGGGTGCAGGGCTGGCTGTTCAATCCCAACGCGATGGCGCCGACCTACCCCGAATCGATGATTACCCGGCCATTTCCCTTCAATGCCTTTTACGGCATTGACGAAGCCCCCGTCGTCGCGCAAGACAGCTATCGCCTGGAAGTCACCGGCCTGGTCGCCGACAAACGCAGCTGGGCACTGGCGGACCTGCGCGCCATGGCCCAGACCGAGCAGATCACCCGCCACATTTGCGTCGAAGGCTGGAGCGCCATCGGCCGCTGGGGCGGGGTGCGCTTCAGTGATTTCCTCAGACGCGTGGGTGCCGACACCGATGCCAAATACGTTGGCTTCAAATGCGCCGACGACTACTACACCAGCATCGACATGGCCACCGCGCTGCATGCGCAAACCCTGTTGACCCTGACCTACGACGGCGCCGTCCTGCCGCGTCAGTACGGTTTCCCGATGAAGCTGCGCATGCCCACCAAGCTGGGCTACAAGAACCCTAAACACATTCAGGCGATTTTCGTCAGCAACATCTACAGCGGTGGCTACTGGGAAGACCAGGGCTACAACTGGTTCGGTGGCAGCTGA
- a CDS encoding cytochrome b/b6 domain-containing protein: protein MSQAPASSGITRNSHPRWLRLTHWLNALAVLVMVTSGWRIYNASPLYGFSFPSSVTLGGWLGGALQWHFAAMWFLAVNGLIYLIINLASGRLFRRFLPVSPKGVLHDLWAALRGRLGHADLSHYNQVQRFAYLFVMLDITMMVLSGLVLWKSVQFPLLRELLGGYEGARQVHFIAMALLMAFVVVHLVMVLLVPKTLWAMLVGHKESV, encoded by the coding sequence ATGTCGCAGGCGCCTGCTTCTTCCGGCATTACCCGAAACAGCCATCCACGCTGGCTGCGCCTGACCCACTGGCTCAACGCCCTGGCGGTGTTGGTGATGGTCACCAGCGGCTGGCGTATCTACAACGCCTCGCCGCTCTACGGTTTCAGTTTTCCGTCATCGGTCACGCTCGGCGGCTGGCTCGGCGGTGCGCTGCAATGGCACTTCGCGGCGATGTGGTTCCTGGCCGTCAACGGCCTCATTTATCTGATCATCAATCTGGCCAGCGGTCGCCTGTTCCGGCGCTTTCTGCCGGTCTCACCCAAAGGCGTCCTGCACGACCTGTGGGCAGCGCTAAGAGGGCGGCTGGGACATGCCGACCTCAGCCATTACAACCAGGTCCAGCGCTTTGCCTACCTGTTTGTCATGCTCGACATCACGATGATGGTGCTGTCCGGGCTGGTGCTGTGGAAGTCGGTGCAGTTCCCGTTGTTGCGTGAATTGCTGGGCGGTTATGAAGGGGCGCGGCAGGTGCACTTCATTGCGATGGCGCTGCTGATGGCGTTTGTCGTGGTGCACTTGGTGATGGTGTTGCTGGTGCCGAAAACGTTATGGGCGATGCTGGTCGGTCACAAGGAGTCGGTATGA
- a CDS encoding class I SAM-dependent methyltransferase — MTPDALATLHAHLLTALAAAPAETRRLFHGRGRCWPGLEQLTVDWLQGVVLVALFKEPEPEQLQALKQLLMDITRSAQWQQSGAHTLLLQHRYLLQSTTEWLLGEVIEDMNITEGGLRYRVDLGRKQNTGLFLDMRYGRDWVRANAEGKRVLNLFAYTCGFSVAAIEGGATQVVNLDMSSPALNRGRDNHRLNGHDLGKVSFLGHDLFKSWGKVIGKGPYDLVIIDPPSFQKGSFLLTKDYQRVLRRLPELLTADGTVLACMNDPAFGPAFLIDGVTREAPSLQFVQRLDNPPEFPDTDSDCGLKALVFKQNT, encoded by the coding sequence ATGACCCCAGATGCCCTCGCCACCCTGCACGCTCACCTGCTGACCGCCCTGGCCGCCGCGCCGGCCGAAACCCGTCGCCTGTTCCACGGGCGCGGGCGCTGCTGGCCAGGGCTGGAGCAGTTGACCGTCGACTGGTTGCAGGGCGTGGTGCTGGTGGCGCTGTTCAAGGAGCCGGAACCTGAGCAACTGCAAGCACTGAAACAACTGTTGATGGACATCACCCGCTCGGCGCAGTGGCAACAATCGGGTGCACACACCCTGCTGCTGCAACACCGCTACCTGCTGCAAAGCACCACCGAGTGGCTGTTGGGCGAAGTCATCGAGGACATGAACATCACCGAGGGCGGCCTGCGCTATCGGGTGGATCTTGGGCGTAAACAGAACACCGGGCTGTTCCTCGACATGCGCTATGGCCGCGACTGGGTGCGAGCCAACGCCGAAGGCAAGCGCGTGTTGAACCTGTTTGCCTATACCTGCGGATTTTCCGTGGCGGCCATCGAAGGTGGCGCGACGCAGGTGGTCAATCTGGACATGTCCAGCCCGGCCCTCAACCGTGGCCGCGACAATCACCGGCTCAACGGCCATGACTTGGGCAAGGTGAGTTTTCTCGGCCACGACCTGTTCAAATCCTGGGGCAAGGTGATCGGCAAAGGCCCGTATGACCTGGTGATCATCGACCCGCCATCGTTCCAGAAAGGCAGTTTCCTGCTGACCAAGGATTATCAGCGCGTGTTGCGCCGGTTGCCGGAATTGCTCACCGCCGACGGCACGGTGCTGGCCTGCATGAACGACCCGGCATTCGGCCCGGCGTTCCTGATCGACGGCGTCACACGCGAGGCACCGAGCCTGCAATTTGTGCAGCGCCTGGATAACCCACCGGAGTTTCCCGATACCGACAGCGACTGCGGGTTGAAGGCGCTGGTGTTCAAACAGAACACCTGA
- a CDS encoding helix-turn-helix transcriptional regulator: protein MDALLKELPIHQSLARVFGALGQDSFWRTLVDTLRLLVPLDNALVALMRSGRVPRLLIDFDSKGSPDEHEELAHYSAGMYLLDPFYQAACAGIADGLHSLDSLAPDQFQQSEYYQSYFRSVVGGDELQFMINVDGAVLGLSLGRATRFDLAEQGRLLCVRDWVLAAMKRHLQLVPAKESVIEAVAGDLATLLDRFDARLTAREVETARLILQGFSSKAMAQQLGISPETVKVHRRNLYHKLNVNGHGELFALVLKPR from the coding sequence GTGGACGCATTGCTGAAAGAATTACCGATACACCAGAGTCTGGCACGGGTGTTTGGCGCGTTGGGGCAGGACAGTTTCTGGCGGACGCTGGTAGACACCTTGCGTCTGCTGGTGCCGCTGGATAACGCGCTGGTGGCGCTGATGCGGTCGGGTCGGGTGCCGCGCCTGCTGATCGATTTCGACTCCAAGGGTAGCCCTGACGAACACGAGGAACTGGCCCACTACAGCGCTGGCATGTACCTGCTCGACCCGTTCTATCAAGCCGCTTGTGCAGGCATTGCCGACGGCTTGCACAGCCTCGATTCGCTGGCGCCTGACCAGTTTCAGCAGAGCGAGTACTACCAGAGTTATTTTCGCTCAGTGGTGGGCGGCGATGAATTGCAATTCATGATCAACGTGGACGGCGCCGTGCTCGGTTTGTCCCTGGGACGTGCGACGCGTTTTGACCTGGCGGAGCAGGGCCGCTTGCTCTGCGTGCGCGATTGGGTGCTGGCGGCGATGAAGCGGCACCTGCAACTGGTGCCGGCGAAAGAGTCGGTTATCGAGGCGGTGGCCGGTGATCTGGCGACGTTGCTGGATCGTTTCGATGCGCGTTTGACGGCGCGGGAAGTGGAAACGGCGCGGCTGATCCTGCAGGGGTTTTCCAGCAAGGCCATGGCGCAGCAACTGGGGATTTCACCGGAAACGGTGAAGGTGCATCGGCGCAATCTGTATCACAAGCTCAATGTGAACGGGCATGGGGAGTTGTTTGCGTTGGTGCTCAAGCCGCGTTGA
- a CDS encoding extracellular solute-binding protein: MSRHRSYINLGLGALVSVSLAAVAADAPTVHVYNWYDYIGPTTLHDFKRDTGIVPVYDTFDSAEVLEGKLLTSRSGYDVVVASNFSLPTLIKAGALQPLPRAQMPGFKNMDADLLAKLANNDPGNQYAVPYLWGTNGIGYNVDKVRAALGDKAPVDSWDLIFKEENLAKLGDCGVAMLDSPSEMLPVALHYLGLPPNSTNAQDYKKAEALLLKLRPHIAYFNSSKFISDLANGNICVAVGWSGAMLEAKTNAEQAGNGVKIAYSLPKEGAPVWFDTLVMLKDAPNPQQGLAFIDYLMRPEVIAPISDLLNYPNGNRTATPLVAEATRNNPAVYPSAEAMATLFTLQPLPPATERVRTRVWSKVKNGQ; the protein is encoded by the coding sequence ATGAGTCGTCATCGTTCGTATATCAATCTTGGCCTGGGTGCCCTGGTGTCGGTGTCGCTAGCGGCGGTGGCCGCCGATGCGCCCACCGTGCACGTCTACAACTGGTACGACTATATCGGCCCCACGACCCTGCACGACTTCAAGCGCGACACCGGCATCGTGCCGGTCTACGACACCTTCGACAGCGCCGAAGTACTGGAAGGCAAACTGCTGACCAGCCGCAGCGGCTACGACGTGGTGGTGGCGAGCAATTTCAGCCTGCCGACCCTGATCAAGGCCGGCGCCCTGCAACCGCTTCCCCGCGCACAGATGCCGGGTTTCAAGAACATGGACGCCGACCTGCTGGCCAAACTGGCCAACAACGACCCCGGCAACCAATACGCCGTGCCGTACCTGTGGGGCACCAATGGCATTGGCTACAACGTCGACAAGGTCCGCGCCGCACTCGGTGACAAGGCGCCCGTGGATTCCTGGGATTTGATTTTCAAGGAAGAAAACCTGGCCAAACTGGGCGACTGCGGCGTGGCGATGCTTGATTCGCCGTCGGAGATGTTGCCGGTGGCCCTCCATTATCTGGGCTTGCCGCCCAACAGCACCAACGCCCAAGACTACAAAAAAGCCGAGGCGCTGTTACTCAAGTTGCGCCCGCACATCGCCTACTTCAACTCGTCCAAATTCATCAGCGATCTGGCCAACGGCAATATCTGCGTCGCAGTGGGCTGGTCCGGGGCGATGCTGGAAGCCAAGACCAACGCGGAGCAGGCCGGCAATGGCGTGAAGATCGCCTACAGCTTGCCCAAGGAAGGCGCTCCGGTGTGGTTTGACACGCTGGTCATGCTCAAGGACGCGCCGAATCCGCAGCAGGGACTGGCCTTTATCGACTACCTGATGCGCCCCGAGGTCATCGCCCCGATCAGTGATCTTCTGAATTACCCCAACGGCAACCGCACCGCGACGCCGCTGGTGGCCGAAGCGACGCGCAACAACCCGGCGGTCTACCCCTCGGCCGAGGCCATGGCCACGCTGTTTACCCTGCAACCCCTGCCGCCGGCGACCGAGCGCGTACGCACGCGGGTATGGAGCAAGGTCAAAAACGGCCAGTAA
- a CDS encoding P1 family peptidase, translating into MKPRARDLNIRFGQLQPGPLNAITDVPGVRVGHSNVRGLSALGRDIHTGVTLIEPRAGSTNQQPCFAGVHVLNGNGDATGLEWIREAGLLTSPIAFTNTHSLGVVRDALIALDREQQPDDGRLYWNMPVVLETFDGLLNDINGFHVKPEHVTQALHSAVGGAVAEGNVGGGSGMICHEFKGGIGTSSRRLSQAQGGWTVGAIVQANHGIRHELRVDGYPVGRYMEQVDSPFLKASLPHPGMGSIVVCLATDAPLLPHQCTRLAQRASLGLARTGGGNEDHSGDIFIAFATGNQVPPAAYEGKGAPTCDNLRMVNNDHISELFLAATEAVEEAIINALLASDTTQGNGHTVPGLDAATLLDALAQAGWPGVR; encoded by the coding sequence ATGAAACCACGTGCCCGCGACCTCAATATCCGCTTCGGCCAATTGCAACCCGGCCCGCTCAATGCCATCACCGATGTGCCCGGCGTACGCGTCGGCCACAGCAACGTGCGCGGCCTCAGCGCCCTTGGCCGCGACATCCATACCGGCGTCACGCTGATCGAGCCGCGTGCCGGTTCAACCAATCAACAGCCGTGTTTTGCCGGGGTCCATGTACTCAACGGCAATGGCGATGCGACCGGCCTGGAATGGATTCGCGAAGCCGGCCTGCTGACCAGCCCTATTGCCTTTACCAACACCCATAGCCTGGGCGTGGTGCGCGACGCGCTGATTGCCCTGGACCGTGAACAGCAGCCGGATGACGGCCGCCTCTACTGGAACATGCCTGTCGTGCTGGAAACGTTCGACGGCTTGCTCAACGACATCAACGGTTTTCACGTAAAGCCCGAACACGTCACCCAGGCCCTGCACTCAGCGGTGGGTGGTGCGGTCGCCGAAGGCAATGTCGGCGGTGGCAGCGGCATGATCTGCCATGAATTCAAGGGCGGCATCGGCACCTCGTCCCGGCGTCTGAGCCAAGCCCAGGGCGGCTGGACCGTCGGCGCCATCGTCCAGGCCAACCACGGCATCCGTCACGAACTGCGGGTCGATGGCTACCCGGTCGGGCGTTACATGGAACAGGTCGATTCGCCATTCCTCAAGGCTTCGTTGCCACATCCGGGCATGGGCTCGATTGTGGTCTGCCTGGCCACCGATGCGCCGTTGTTGCCGCACCAGTGCACACGCCTGGCCCAGCGCGCCAGCCTCGGCCTGGCCCGTACCGGGGGCGGCAACGAAGACCACAGCGGTGACATCTTCATCGCCTTCGCCACTGGCAACCAGGTACCGCCCGCGGCCTATGAAGGCAAAGGCGCGCCAACCTGCGACAACCTGCGCATGGTCAACAATGATCACATCAGCGAACTGTTCCTGGCCGCCACCGAGGCGGTGGAAGAAGCGATCATCAATGCGTTGCTGGCTTCAGACACCACCCAGGGCAATGGCCACACAGTGCCGGGACTGGACGCCGCGACACTGCTCGACGCCTTGGCTCAGGCGGGATGGCCGGGAGTCCGGTAA
- a CDS encoding dienelactone hydrolase family protein produces MSVTTQWIEIDSADGKFGAYLAIPHTRKGPGIVLIQEIFGVNEHIRSVAEQYAADGYLVIAPDLFWRSGPRIELGYDEAGWKRAVELMNATDVGKAQTDIKLTINALKAQPGLVGGIAAIGFCFGGMLAYNTAANGLVDVAIAYYGGGIQNQLQRADEIKVPMLMHFGEQDSHIPMDAVKKIAERFENNDGVDIQVYPGAEHGFNCSHRSSYNQRASVEAHGNSLIFLSQNL; encoded by the coding sequence ATGAGCGTGACCACCCAATGGATCGAGATCGACAGCGCCGACGGTAAATTCGGCGCCTACCTGGCGATTCCCCATACCCGCAAAGGTCCGGGGATCGTGTTAATTCAAGAGATTTTCGGCGTCAATGAACACATCCGCTCGGTGGCCGAGCAGTACGCCGCTGATGGTTATCTGGTGATCGCCCCGGACCTGTTCTGGCGCAGTGGTCCGCGCATCGAGCTGGGCTACGACGAAGCCGGCTGGAAACGGGCGGTCGAGTTGATGAACGCCACCGACGTCGGCAAGGCGCAGACCGATATCAAACTGACCATCAACGCGCTGAAGGCCCAACCCGGTCTGGTAGGCGGCATCGCAGCCATCGGTTTCTGTTTTGGCGGCATGCTGGCCTACAACACCGCCGCCAACGGCCTGGTCGACGTGGCCATCGCCTATTACGGCGGCGGCATCCAGAACCAGCTGCAACGGGCCGATGAAATCAAGGTGCCGATGCTGATGCACTTCGGCGAACAGGACAGCCACATCCCGATGGATGCGGTGAAGAAAATCGCCGAGCGCTTCGAGAACAACGACGGCGTCGATATCCAGGTGTATCCGGGCGCCGAGCATGGTTTCAACTGCTCGCACCGCAGCAGCTACAACCAGCGAGCGTCGGTGGAGGCGCATGGCAATTCGCTGATATTCCTGAGCCAGAATCTATAA
- a CDS encoding YXWGXW repeat-containing protein yields MNFMRPLFTLRQVLLVPLALAALASTPVFAQPPMYIQQAPPPMRAEMMPAPRPGYAWDNGHWRWDGRGYVWAPGHWQPMRHGHRWMPGHWQARGPNWYWIEGHWVR; encoded by the coding sequence ATGAACTTTATGCGCCCCCTGTTCACGTTGCGGCAGGTTCTGCTCGTGCCGTTGGCGCTCGCCGCGCTGGCGAGCACGCCGGTTTTTGCGCAGCCCCCCATGTACATCCAGCAGGCACCGCCGCCGATGCGTGCCGAGATGATGCCCGCGCCGCGCCCCGGTTATGCCTGGGATAACGGCCACTGGCGCTGGGATGGTCGCGGTTACGTCTGGGCACCCGGTCACTGGCAGCCCATGCGCCACGGCCACCGCTGGATGCCGGGACACTGGCAGGCACGCGGCCCGAACTGGTACTGGATCGAAGGCCACTGGGTCCGTTGA
- a CDS encoding RNA polymerase sigma factor — translation MNETDPDVELLARIGNNEPQAVNEMVTRKLPRLLALAGRLLGDADEARDVAQDTFLRIWKQAGQWRSGQARFDTWLHRVALNLCYDRLRRRKEQPLADSDELPEAVDPAPLPDELLQASAQSDLMAAALAALPERQREAIVLQYYQDLSNIEAAQLMNISVDALESLLSRARRNLRNHLAESRDDTGPRRETR, via the coding sequence TTGAACGAAACCGATCCGGACGTTGAGTTGCTGGCCCGTATTGGCAACAACGAACCACAGGCCGTTAACGAGATGGTCACGCGCAAGCTGCCCCGTCTGCTGGCACTCGCCGGCCGCTTGCTGGGTGATGCCGATGAAGCCAGGGACGTGGCCCAGGACACGTTTTTGCGTATCTGGAAACAGGCTGGCCAATGGCGCAGCGGTCAGGCGCGCTTCGACACCTGGTTGCACCGGGTGGCGCTGAATCTGTGCTATGACCGCTTGCGCCGGCGCAAGGAACAGCCCCTGGCCGACAGCGATGAACTGCCCGAAGCCGTGGACCCCGCGCCGCTGCCGGACGAGCTACTGCAAGCCAGTGCCCAGAGCGACCTGATGGCCGCCGCGCTGGCCGCGTTACCCGAACGCCAGCGCGAAGCCATCGTGCTGCAGTACTACCAGGACCTGTCGAACATCGAGGCGGCGCAACTGATGAACATTTCCGTCGATGCACTGGAAAGCCTGCTCTCCCGGGCCCGGCGCAACCTGCGTAATCACCTTGCCGAGTCCCGTGACGACACCGGCCCAAGGAGGGAAACAAGATGA
- a CDS encoding periplasmic heavy metal sensor, whose amino-acid sequence MTQPTQHFKAVLAVSLVLNVFLIGGLAGGLYQWHNQAKPVQNLALPQHGVRQVMLQLPPAKRRELRQMLRQTREDNQALIADSRQARLDVIRQLQAPNLDRGALDSDLGRARDADISLRAKVDANIADFAATLPTAERQTLADSLYARSNVKARNPNKN is encoded by the coding sequence GTGACCCAGCCCACCCAGCATTTCAAGGCCGTTTTGGCGGTGTCCCTGGTGCTTAATGTGTTTTTGATCGGTGGCCTGGCCGGCGGCCTGTACCAATGGCACAACCAGGCCAAACCGGTGCAGAACCTGGCGCTGCCGCAACACGGCGTGCGTCAGGTGATGCTGCAATTGCCGCCTGCCAAGCGCCGGGAACTGCGGCAGATGCTGCGCCAGACCCGTGAGGACAACCAGGCGCTGATCGCCGACAGCCGTCAGGCCCGGCTCGACGTGATCCGCCAGTTGCAGGCACCAAATCTGGATCGCGGTGCGCTGGACAGCGACCTGGGCCGCGCCCGGGACGCCGACATCAGCCTGCGGGCCAAGGTCGACGCCAACATCGCCGACTTTGCCGCCACCTTGCCAACGGCTGAGCGGCAAACCCTGGCGGACTCGCTGTATGCCCGCAGCAATGTAAAAGCCAGGAACCCCAATAAGAACTGA
- a CDS encoding YXWGXW repeat-containing protein, with product MPRLFKTALVATLLAASLSGCIVEPPHRPHRPPPMVEVVPVMPAPGYHWVAGHYRWQANQWVWMPGHWRAY from the coding sequence ATGCCTCGACTATTCAAAACTGCCCTCGTCGCCACGCTGCTGGCGGCGTCCCTGTCCGGCTGCATCGTCGAACCGCCGCACCGACCGCATCGGCCGCCACCGATGGTGGAAGTGGTGCCGGTAATGCCGGCGCCGGGTTACCACTGGGTCGCCGGGCATTATCGCTGGCAGGCCAATCAATGGGTCTGGATGCCGGGGCATTGGCGGGCTTATTGA